From the Gordonia bronchialis DSM 43247 genome, one window contains:
- a CDS encoding NINE protein, giving the protein MSYQQPAYGGPQGGQSFYVNIMGQEQGPLDVAQLHQMAIAGQLKGETLVRAADAPNPFPASQVPGLFSDKEWMTTLLISFFLGGLGIDRFYLGQTGLGVGKLLTCGGCGVWSLIDLILIAMRKVTDADGRPLA; this is encoded by the coding sequence ATGAGCTATCAGCAACCCGCATACGGGGGGCCCCAGGGGGGCCAGAGCTTCTACGTCAACATCATGGGTCAGGAGCAGGGGCCGCTCGACGTCGCGCAGCTGCACCAGATGGCAATCGCCGGTCAGCTGAAGGGCGAGACCCTGGTGCGCGCCGCCGACGCCCCGAATCCCTTCCCGGCCAGCCAGGTACCCGGTCTGTTCTCCGACAAGGAGTGGATGACGACGCTGCTGATCTCGTTCTTCCTGGGCGGGCTCGGTATCGACCGCTTCTACCTGGGGCAGACCGGTCTCGGCGTCGGCAAACTGCTCACCTGCGGCGGGTGTGGAGTGTGGTCCCTGATCGACCTCATCCTCATCGCCATGCGCAAGGTGACCGACGCCGATGGGCGTCCGCTGGCCTGA
- a CDS encoding ribose-phosphate diphosphokinase: MTWTTDNQKNLMLFSGRAHPELAEAVADELGIKVTPQTARDFANGELFVRFEESVRGSDAFVLQSCPFPLNQWVMEALIMIDALKRGSAKRISVILPFYPYARQDKKHRGREPISGRLIADLLKAAGADRIITVDLHTDQIQGFFDGPVDHMHAQGQLSDYVRGKYGTDNIAVVSPDSGRVRVAEKWADALDGAPVAFIHKTRDPMVANQVVAHRVVGEVEGRTCVLIDDMIDTGGTIAGAVAKLKDAGAGDVVIATTHAVFSDPATERLANCGADEVIATDTLPIPPEKRFETLTVLSIAPLLAQTIREVFENGSVTSLFDGIA; the protein is encoded by the coding sequence ATGACCTGGACCACCGATAACCAGAAGAACCTCATGCTGTTCTCTGGGCGCGCCCACCCCGAACTGGCCGAAGCGGTCGCGGACGAACTCGGCATCAAGGTCACGCCGCAGACGGCGCGGGACTTCGCCAACGGTGAGCTGTTCGTGCGGTTCGAGGAGTCCGTGCGCGGCTCGGATGCGTTCGTCCTGCAGAGCTGCCCGTTCCCGCTCAATCAGTGGGTGATGGAAGCGCTGATCATGATCGACGCGCTCAAGCGCGGATCGGCCAAGCGGATCAGCGTGATCCTGCCGTTCTACCCATACGCCCGCCAGGACAAGAAGCACCGCGGTCGCGAGCCCATCTCGGGCCGCCTCATCGCCGACCTCCTCAAGGCCGCGGGCGCCGACCGGATCATCACCGTCGACCTGCACACCGACCAGATCCAGGGCTTCTTCGACGGCCCCGTCGACCACATGCACGCGCAGGGACAGCTGTCGGACTATGTGCGCGGCAAGTACGGCACCGACAACATCGCGGTGGTCTCCCCCGACTCCGGTCGTGTGCGTGTCGCCGAGAAGTGGGCCGACGCACTCGACGGCGCCCCGGTCGCGTTCATCCACAAGACCCGCGACCCGATGGTGGCCAATCAGGTTGTCGCCCACCGCGTGGTCGGCGAGGTCGAGGGCCGCACCTGTGTGCTCATCGACGACATGATCGACACCGGCGGCACCATCGCGGGTGCGGTGGCCAAACTCAAGGACGCCGGGGCCGGCGACGTGGTCATCGCCACCACCCATGCCGTGTTCTCCGACCCGGCGACCGAGCGGCTCGCCAACTGTGGCGCCGACGAGGTCATCGCCACCGACACCCTGCCGATCCCGCCGGAGAAGCGTTTCGAGACGCTGACGGTGCTCTCGATTGCCCCGCTGCTGGCTCAAACCATTCGCGAGGTCTTCGAAAACGGCTCGGTGACAAGCCTTTTCGACGGTATCGCCTAG
- the arsC gene encoding arsenate reductase (glutaredoxin) (This arsenate reductase requires both glutathione and glutaredoxin to convert arsenate to arsenite, after which the efflux transporter formed by ArsA and ArsB can extrude the arsenite from the cell, providing resistance.), whose protein sequence is MDATIYHNPKCSTSRKALQKLREHGVEPTIVKYLDEPFTRTQLEKLFAAAGLTPSQAVRKREALYKELDLASASDEQILDAMVAHPILVERPFVVTDKGTRLTRPMENLDEIL, encoded by the coding sequence GTGGATGCGACGATCTATCACAACCCGAAATGCTCGACCTCCCGCAAGGCGCTGCAGAAGCTGCGTGAGCACGGGGTGGAACCGACCATCGTCAAATACCTGGACGAGCCGTTCACCCGCACGCAGCTGGAGAAGTTGTTCGCCGCCGCCGGACTGACGCCGTCGCAGGCCGTGCGCAAACGCGAGGCCCTCTACAAGGAACTCGACCTCGCATCGGCGTCCGACGAGCAGATCCTCGACGCGATGGTCGCCCACCCGATCCTGGTGGAACGCCCGTTTGTGGTGACGGACAAGGGAACTCGGCTCACCCGGCCAATGGAGAACCTCGACGAGATCCTCTGA
- a CDS encoding limonene-1,2-epoxide hydrolase family protein, translating to MTSRTPIEITTAYLDALARDDIDAAMANLDDDIVYTNVSLPTVHGKRKVAKIFGGMATNPRAGFNYRMINVSADGPVVLTERVDEISVGRVAVQFWVCGRFEIADGRIVVWRDYFDYFDCTKALLHGLAAAVVPRLQRPLPVRVAA from the coding sequence ATGACCTCACGCACCCCGATCGAGATCACGACGGCCTACCTCGACGCCCTCGCCCGCGACGACATCGACGCCGCGATGGCCAACCTCGACGACGACATCGTCTACACCAACGTCTCGCTGCCGACTGTGCACGGAAAACGGAAGGTTGCCAAGATCTTCGGCGGCATGGCCACCAACCCCCGCGCGGGCTTCAACTACCGCATGATCAACGTCAGCGCCGACGGTCCGGTGGTCCTGACCGAACGCGTCGACGAGATCAGCGTCGGCCGCGTTGCCGTGCAGTTCTGGGTCTGCGGCCGGTTCGAGATCGCCGACGGGCGGATCGTGGTGTGGCGCGACTACTTCGACTACTTCGATTGCACCAAGGCGCTGCTGCATGGTCTGGCCGCCGCCGTGGTGCCGCGGCTGCAGCGCCCGCTCCCGGTGCGCGTCGCGGCCTGA
- a CDS encoding MFS transporter, which produces MRTRATRRDWAAVATLGLGVFTVTTTEIMPIGLLGPMAEDLGVSEGMIGLSVTYFAAVAAVASPTLATATRRMDRRAILLVVLALFAVGNALTALAGNYVLLVVIRAVIGCALGLMWAIVAATAILLVPPAASVRATTIAFSGVSLASVAGMPLGTLVGQLLGWRAAYWGLAGLSAVAFVALAAFMRPTTPVGNVALRELPGQLGNRVLAVTLGVTALVIIGAYSAYTYVTPFIIDGIGISDDLVSAVLLAMGVAGVGGNFAAGAYMTRVTSLRWALTGLVGLLAAALTLVLLCAPVMAAALPLLLLWAAAYAAIPVGLQTTVFRAAPDAREAATTLYATTFNSSIAIGALFGAFAIDRGGSSAPIIVGAGCCTAAALLTLRLPRRR; this is translated from the coding sequence ATGAGGACACGTGCCACGCGGCGCGACTGGGCCGCGGTCGCCACCCTTGGACTCGGGGTCTTCACCGTCACCACCACCGAGATCATGCCCATCGGGTTGCTCGGACCGATGGCCGAGGACCTCGGCGTCTCGGAGGGGATGATCGGACTCAGCGTCACCTACTTCGCCGCAGTCGCCGCCGTCGCCTCCCCCACGCTGGCCACCGCCACCCGCCGGATGGACCGGCGCGCGATCCTGCTCGTCGTGCTCGCTCTCTTCGCGGTCGGCAACGCGCTGACCGCACTGGCCGGCAACTACGTGCTGCTGGTGGTGATCCGCGCCGTCATCGGGTGCGCGCTGGGCCTGATGTGGGCCATCGTTGCGGCCACCGCCATCCTGCTGGTCCCACCGGCGGCGTCGGTACGCGCGACCACCATCGCGTTCTCCGGGGTGTCGCTGGCCTCGGTGGCCGGAATGCCCTTGGGCACCTTGGTGGGTCAGCTGTTGGGCTGGCGCGCCGCCTACTGGGGACTGGCCGGACTCAGCGCGGTGGCGTTCGTGGCGCTGGCCGCTTTCATGCGCCCGACCACCCCGGTCGGCAACGTGGCGCTGCGCGAACTGCCGGGCCAGCTGGGCAACCGTGTTCTCGCGGTGACGCTGGGAGTCACCGCGCTGGTCATCATCGGCGCCTACTCCGCCTACACCTACGTGACCCCGTTCATCATCGACGGCATCGGCATCTCCGACGATCTCGTCAGCGCGGTCCTGCTCGCGATGGGCGTGGCCGGGGTCGGGGGCAACTTCGCCGCGGGTGCTTACATGACGCGGGTGACATCGCTGCGCTGGGCACTGACGGGACTCGTCGGGCTCCTGGCCGCGGCCTTGACGCTGGTACTCCTGTGCGCACCGGTCATGGCGGCCGCCCTGCCGCTGTTGTTGCTATGGGCGGCGGCATACGCGGCGATCCCGGTGGGCCTGCAAACCACGGTGTTCCGGGCCGCACCCGATGCCCGGGAAGCCGCCACGACCCTATATGCGACCACGTTCAACTCCTCGATCGCGATCGGCGCACTGTTCGGGGCGTTCGCGATCGACCGCGGCGGGTCGTCGGCGCCGATCATCGTGGGCGCGGGTTGCTGCACGGCCGCCGCCCTGCTGACCCTTCGCCTGCCGCGGCGGCGATAG